One genomic region from Ptychodera flava strain L36383 chromosome 14, AS_Pfla_20210202, whole genome shotgun sequence encodes:
- the LOC139149119 gene encoding uncharacterized protein encodes MSALKAQENAKKMKLTQKVIGKRNGKCRTGKARCTKSSTSKVQHTFCDDCDTDDCCDDDDDGDDDDHQDVANNSCEEPDYDPCEEIEEMSESANSDEENSASNCVTQPSKRFKVDKTFPSKCRDRQKSVRRGQIDSGEENRNTTESLDDLKGLKSPSMSSSSKMWVQPTSTDSKGKRKWDKYHYCVYCEKKYAKLPRHFQQKHKEEIKVCQAFSFPKGSKQRRLHLKRLMNRGNHAHNCKVLEKGSGNIVVRKRPTYEAAVYDYLPCTHCLAYFVRGDVSKHEKVCPFRPVKDEEGSASKSYRRLQGKSALLLPVGKDASIGLRENVLARMNVDAVSMVVRGDRLIKQFGENLYKKQGLGSDFQYVSQQMRELGRLVIAMREVTNDDELTLTHCIDPQMFDKVIKGVQNVSGYDEMNSAYKVPSLVMKLGKSLRKCGMICKGNAIKTEDQHLENKAQRFLQLADVQWEEEISSNALKTISERKRNKTMYLQLVSDMAKLHKHMKRIASESAKQLKADPNEKAWAELCRVTLAQMILFNRRRSSEMSRMTMDDYENIHRGINEGVDSCLSSFEDHLCQKMNVVEVWGKRGRNVPVILTSCLKDQVDLLVSSRNKVGINKKNKYVFACLKNSELPVHGSTAIRKYADSAGLLAPDVVTSTGLRKQIATLSQVFNLTEHEMDIIAGFIGHDIRIHKLPNHTLQVAKLGRILMAFEEGNITQFKGKTLDEIEVDSYELSEEEEEADDKEENVDGLHTVEAGKTDDVTVDDMDISDDHGNFEGNKKDAAVTHNEEDTKRKKKWTKWTVEEHETVMKHFQKEIRLLKLPGKTDCEACKKKYPVLFAKSWSDIKYHVYNKIKQRKAKV; translated from the exons ATGTCAGCATTGAAAGCAcaagaaaatgcaaagaaaatgaaacTAACACAGAAAGTGATCGGTAAACGAAACGGAAAATGTAGAACAGGAAAAGCGAGATGTACAAAGAGCAGTACAAGTAAAGTACAGCATACTTTCTGTGATGACTGTGACACAGACGAttgttgtgatgatgatgatgatggtgatgatgatgatcaccaAGATGTCGCTAACAATAGCTGTGAGGAACCAGATTATGATCCTTGTGAAGAAATTGAAGAGATGTCAGAATCTGCAAATTCAGATGAAGAGAATTCTGCATCGAACTGTGTCACTCAACCAAGCAAGAGATTTAAAGTTGACAAGACATTTCCAAGTAAATGTAGGGATAGACAAAAAAGTGTCAGAAGAGGACAAATTGATTCAGGTGAAGAAAATAGAAACACAACAGAAAGCTTGGATGATCTGAAGGGTCTCAAGAGTCCATCAATGTCTTCATCTTCCAAAATGTGGGTTCAGCCGACATCGACAGATAGtaaaggaaaaagaaaatggGATAAATACCATTATTGTGTttactgtgaaaaaaaatacgCAAAACTCCCACGGCActttcaacaaaaacacaaagaggAAATAAAAGTGTGTCAAGCATTCAGTTTTCCAAAAGGAAGCAAGCAACGAAGACTTCACTTAAAAAGGCTCATGAACAGGGGAAACCACGCCCACAACTGTAAGGTACTTGAAAAGGGAAGTGGAAACATTGTTGTCCGAAAACGACCTACCTATGAAGCCGCAGTGTATGATTATTTACCGTGTACCCATTGTTTGGCATACTTTGTCAGAGGAGATGTTAGTAAACATGAGAAGGTTTGTCCTTTTAGACCAGTTAAGGATGAAGAAGGAAGTGCATCAAAGTCTTATCGTAGACTACAGGGAAAGAGTGCACTGCTTTTGCCTGTAGGCAAAGATGCTAGTATTGGTTTGAGAGAGAATGTTCTGGCTAGAATGAACGTTGATGCAGTATCGATGGTTGTACGGGGTGATCGACTCATAAAACAATTTGGGGAAAATCTCTATAAAAAACAAGGACTAGGCAGTGATTTCCAATATGTGAGCCAACAGATGAGAGAGTTAGGAAGACTAGTGATAGCAATGAGAGAAGTCACTAATGATGATGAATTGACTTTAACCCACTGTATTGACCCACAGATGTTTGACAAAGTTATAAAAGGTGTACAGAATGTAAGTGGATACGACGAGATGAATTCGGCATACAAGGTTCCTTCTTTAGTCATGAAGCTCGGCAAAAGCTTACGTAAATGTGGCATGATCTGCAAGGGAAATGCAATCAAGACTGAAGATCAACACCTTGAAAACAAAGCGCAAAGGTTTCTTCAGTTGGCCGATGTGCAGTGGGAAGAGGAAATCAGCAGTAATGCACTGAAGACAatcagtgaaagaaaaagaaacaagaCCATGTATTTGCAGCTTGTCTCTGACATGGCAAAGCTACATAAACATATGAAAAGGATAGCAAGTGAGTCAGCAAAGCAGTTAAAGGCTGATCCAAATGAGAAGGCATGGGCTGAACTCTGCAGAGTGACATTAGCACAGATGATATTGTTTAACAGGCGACGGAGCAGTGAAATGAGTAGAATGACCATGGATGACTACGAGAATATTCATAGAGGAATTAATGAAGGTGTGGACTCTTGCTTATCATCATTTGAAGACCATCTTTGTCAGAAGATGAACGTCGTAGAGGTATGGGGCAAGAGAGGTCGAAATGTGCCAGTGATTCTAACTAGTTGTCTCAAGGATCAAGTTGATTTGCTCGTATCATCAAGAAATAAGGTTGGCATCAATAAGAAGAATAAGTATGTCTTCGCATGTCTGAAGAACTCTGAACTGCCAGTGCATGGCTCAACTGCCATTCGCAAATATGCTGACAGTGCTGGTTTATTGGCTCCTGACGTTGTAACCTCCACAGGATTGCGCAAGCAAATAGCTACCCTGTCACAGGTCTTCAACTTAACGGAACATGAAATGGACATTATAGCAGGCTTCATAGGGCACGATATCCGCATCCACAAATTACCAAACCACACCCTGCAAGTTGCAAAGCTTGGCAGAATCTTAATGGCTTTTGAGGAGGGCAATATCACACAATTCAAAGGCAAAACCCTGGATGAAATCGAAGTTGACTCATATG AACTAAGTGAGGAGGAAGAGGAGGCAGATGACAAAGAGGAGAACGTAGATGGTCTACATACTGTGGAGGCAGGAAAGACAGATGATGTGACGGTTGACGATATGGATATATCTGATGACCATGGGAATTTCGAAGGCAACAAAAAGGATGCGGCAGTTACACATAATGAAGAAG AcacaaagaggaaaaagaaatgGACCAAGTGGACCGTAGAAGAACATGAGACTGTCATGAAGCATTTCCAAAAGGAAATAAGACTTCTCAAACTACCAGGAAAGACTGATTGTGAAGCCTGTAAAAAGAAATATCCAGTGTTGTTTGCAAAGAGTTGGTCAGACATAAAGTATCATGTGTATAACAAGATAAAACAGAGAAAGGCAAaggtttaa
- the LOC139149120 gene encoding uncharacterized protein translates to MRDVEVHSKEQSVTHRGKEHSRRPVVTLHSDGKQNAIEIDLPVTSNDLSQKCDIVKKEICSDISSCLDDGEAYADHPQPLSDASMTDSQLSEVHDVTFNMDCGQDELDSEIMQSCENICDEMESADQPTPMAVIDSIEKDDCVNSETDNDQDSVADPDYQPPHSESGTPPSPSSTLTTDSSFTQEHTQSVITQRKHTITRKSVQSTKVSSKPSQGRKKAIHVKQAKAQVDGRRIWDRKHFCLYCNKEIGNMYRHFERIHKTETAVAQALSFKKHSSERLKLLRKLKHKGNYIHNYEVAKTGIGEVVPYRRPSCKSKKTGGDYLPCNHCFGLFSRKVISKHVRSCQLAEEQTNQNTKKNRRRYQKAASYLMPVAHDISKIIQKNVLPHMMQDDITTVARKDSLIMKCASRAHGRNADLSSIKVQVSERIRSLGRLLIKLRELDSSITHLQDAINPSKFSTVVQAVRFIAEYDEEKGTYSTPSLALKLGHFLKTCAQIIVSQSVQTESKEDEERANRYINLHNTEWENQISSIAVHTFELRRSYKPKLLPLTKDVMKLNNRLRDIMSSTEKNLKEKKLVEASWASLCKATLAQVILFNRCREGEVSRMLLKTYEDNKDNNSVGENDEVDQSLTPLEKSLSRQLIKIEIPGKGERNMPVLLTPQLKDCVNLLCDLRKEASVHPKNPYVFARQYDSKECQRADQCLRLYAWSCGATNPERLTSTKLRKHVATISQFLNLSDNELHILADFLGHNINVHQNHYRLPQATMEVCRISRLLMSLESRDANIFRGKTLDQIATDVAIDTSTPEEKEEEIASQSTPPDNRTEEVQQESVVGEVTDVVNDQQTIGHSAEGCENPGAHKLRRPRKHVKWTQAEKTAIQRALKEHYAKRILPKKADCVRAIQEEPALRRRSWHVIKDHVRNWITKNLS, encoded by the exons ATGAGGGATGTAGAGGTCCATAGCAAAGAGCAGAGTGTAACTCACAGAGGTAAGGAACATTCAAGAAGACCAGTTGTAACCTTGCATTCTGATGGAAAGCAAAACGCCATTGAGATAGATTTACCTGTCACTTCAAATGATTTGTCACAGAAATGTGACATTGTCAAGAAAGAAATCTGTTCAGATATCTCCAGTTGTCTTGATGATGGTGAAGCTTATGCAGATCATCCACAACCTCTCTCAGACGCATCAATGACTGATTCCCAGCTGTCAGAAGTGCATGATGTCACATTCAACATGGATTGTGGACAAGATGAACTAGACAGTGAAATCATGCAATCATGTGAAAATATTTGTGATGAAATGGAAAGTGCTGACCAGCCAACTCCAATGGCGGTTATTGATAGTATTGAAAAAGATGATTGTGTTAACAGTGAAACTGACAATGACCAAGATAGTGTTGCTGATCCAGATTATCAACCTCCACACTCTGAGTCCGGGACACCACCATCACCTTCTTCGACTTTAACAACAGACTCGAGCTTCACACAAGAGCACACTCAGAGTGTAATAACACAAAGAAAGCATACAATAACAAGGAAATCAGTTCAATCTACTAAAGTTTCAAGTAAACCTAGTCAAGGAAGGAAGAAGGCCATTCATGTGAAGCAAGCGAAAGCTCAAGTGGACGGTAGAAGAATATGGGACAGAAAGCATTTCTGTTTGTATTGCAACAAGGAAATTGGTAACATGTATCGGCACTTTGAACGAATACATAAAACAGAAACAGCAGTGGCTCAAGCTCTTAGCTTTAAAAAGCACTCAAGTGAGAGATTAAAGCTTTTGCGGAAACTGAAACATAAGGGTAACTATATCCATAACTATGAAGTGGCCAAAACCGGTATTGGAGAAGTAGTCCCATACCGAAGACCAAGTTGTAAGAGTAAGAAAACCGGTGGTGATTACCTGCCATGTAACCATTGCTTTGGGCTTTTCTCAAGGAAGGTAATATCCAAACATGTGAGGAGTTGTCAATTAGCAGAGGAACAGACCAACCAAAACACCAAGAAGAACAGGAGACGATACCAGAAAGCAGCATCATATCTAATGCCTGTTGCACATGATAttagcaaaataatacaaaaaaatgTGTTGCCACATATGATGCAAGATGATATCACCACAGTTGCAAGAAAAGACTCTTTGATAATGAAATGTGCATCTAGAGCCCATGGTCGCAATGCCGACTTGAGTAGTATCAAAGTTCAAGTATCGGAGCGCATCAGATCACTTGGACGTTTGTTGATAAAGTTACGAGAATTAGACAGCTCAATTACACATCTACAAGACGCGATTAACCCATCAAAGTTTAGTACAGTCGTTCAGGCAGTTCGGTTTATTGCAGAATATGATGAAGAAAAGGGAACTTACTCAACCCCGTCTCTTGCCTTGAAGCTAGGCCACTTCCTGAAAACATGTGCTCAGATTATTGTCAGTCAGTCTGTACAGACAGAATCTAAAGAAGACGAAGAGAGAGCTAACAGGTACATCAACCTTCATAACACTGAATGGGAAAACCAAATCTCGAGCATTGCAGTCCACACATTTGAATTGAGAAGGTCATACAAACCCAAACTTCTGCCATTGACGAAAGATGTCATGAAGTTAAACAACAGGCTGCGTGACATAATGAGCAGCACCGAGAAGAATCTGAAAGAGAAGAAGTTAGTTGAAGCATCATGGGCATCACTATGTAAGGCGACATTGGCTCAAGTCATCTTATTTAATCGATGTCGGGAGGGAGAAGTTTCAAGAATGCTACTGAAAACCTatgaagacaacaaagacaacaacagtGTTGGTGAAAATGACGAAGTGGATCAGAGTCTCACACCTCTTGAAAAGTCATTGAGTCGTCAACTGATAAAGATTGAAATTCCTGGAAAGGGTGAGAGAAACATGCCAGTTTTACTGACTCCACAACTGAAAGACTGTGTGAACCTGCTCTGTGATTTGCGGAAGGAGGCCAGTGTGCATCCCAAGAACCCGTACGTCTTTGCACGACAGTATGACTCTAAAGAATGCCAGCGAGCAGATCAGTGCTTGAGACTCTATGCTTGGAGTTGTGGTGCAACAAACCCTGAACGACTGACATCAACAAAGCTTAGAAAGCATGTGGCCACGATTTCACAGTTTTTGAATCTGAGTGACAATGAGCTTCATATTCTCGCTGATTTCCTTGGACATAATATAAATGTACATCAAAACCACTATAGGCTACCCCAAGCAACAATGGAAGTTTGTAGAATAAGTCGCCTGCTGATGTCACTTGAAAGCAGAGATGCCAATATCTTCAGAGGCAAGACTCTTGATCAAATAGCAACAGATG TTGCGATAGATACAAGTACTCCAgaagagaaagaagaagaaattgcAAGCCAGAGTACCCCTCCAGATAACAGAACAGAAGAGGTACAACAGGAGAGTGTAGTGGGAGAAGTAACAGACGTGGTAAATGATCAGCAGACCATTGGACATTCAGCAGAAGGGT GTGAAAATCCAGGAGCGCACAAACTCAGAAGACCAAGGAAACATGTGAAATGGACCCAAGCAGAAAAAACTGCAATACAGCGTGCTCTCAAGGAACATTATGCGAAGCGCATACTACCAAAGAAAGCTGACTGTGTGAGAGCTATTCAAGAAGAACCTGCTCTTCGTCGACGGTCTTGGCACGTCATAAAGGATCATGTGAGAAACTGGATTACGAAGAATTTATCCTGA